In Nocardia sp. NBC_01327, the genomic stretch CGCACTGACATCGAACAGCCCGCGTACCAGCCGCGCAGTGCCAATACGGGTTGTTCGGTTGCGACACGGACTGTGCGGCCGATGGCAGCGGCGCACCACACCCGCGCTGCATCGCACAACCTGTGCGGCCGCTGCGCGACGGCCGCACAGGCTGTGCGGTCAGTGGGCGGGTTGTGTGGTCGGAGGGAGGGCGGTCAGAGGAAAAGGTCCGTGGTGAGGGGGCCGTCGCCGGGGACTACGCGGTACTTGTCGAGGTCGGTAATGCCGTGGGCGGCAAGGACATCGTCGTCGAGGAAGAAGTTGCCGGTGGTGTCTTTGGCGGGGGAGGTGAGCACCAGGTAGGCGGCATCGGCGTAGATGTCGGGGGTGCGGGAGGAGGCGATCATATCGTCACCGCCGAGCAGATTGCGGACGGCGGCGGTCGCGATGGTGGTGCGCGGCCAGAGCGAGTTCACTCCGATGCCGTACTTGCGCAGCTCCTCGGCCAAACCCAGTGTGGTCAGCGACATTCCGTACTTGGCGATGGTGTAGCCGAGCGAGGCGCCCGCCCACTTCGGGTCCAGGTTCAGCGGCGGCGACAGGGTGAGGATGTGCGGATTCCGGCCGGACTGCGCCGAATCCTTGAGCGCCGGAATGCTCAGCTTGGACAGCAGGAAACTGCCGCGGGCATTGATGTCCTGCATGAGGTCGTACTTCTTCATGGGCAGAAACTCGGTGGGGGACAGGTCGATTGCCGATGCGTTGTTCACCACCAGATCGATGCCGCCGAACCGCGCGATCGTCTGCTGAACCGCCTCGGCCACGGCTCCGTCATCGCGCACATCGCCGACGTACTTCAGTACCGAGCCCCCGGCCTGCTCCAGCTCGGCCGCGGCGGTGTGGATGGTGCCGGGCAGCTTCGGGTTCGGTGTATCGGTCTTGGCGATGAGGGTGATATTCGCCCCGTCCGCCGCCGCCCGGCGTGCGATCTCCAGGCCGATCCCGCGACTCCCGCCGGACATGATCATGGTCCGGCCCGCCAGCGGCTTCCGCGCTTCCGTCATGGTCAGCTCCTGTCTCCTGCTTCGCCCCGGTTCCGATAATCCGCGCGTCCATGCGCAGGCGGAGCGAAACCCCTGATTCGGACAGTAGGGGAGATCGGAGTGTTATGCAACGAGTTGCATAACACTCGTCGAGGTGGGGCTATCCCTACCCTGCGGCACCTGCCACCGCTATCGGCGATTCGGGCGCGAGCCGGATCGGCGGGGCGGGCCGGCGTTCCTAGGCTCGAGGTGGCTGGAGAAACTGGCCTGAACAGGAGGAACGCCTTCTTATGAGCACACCTCGGGTGCGCCGGAGTCGCATTGCACTGGCCGGAGTCGGCCTTGCCGTGGTGCTCGCCTCGGCGGGCTGCACGAGTGCGGGCACGGCCTCGGAGCCAGGCAGTCCGGATCGGAACCGGGCCATTGCGGATGCCATGAACGCGGCGGTCAAGGCCGGATTCCCGGGCATTCAGGTGGTGATTACCCGGCCGGACGGGCAGCGCACCCTGACCGCGGGTGTGGGTGACATCGCGACCGGCGCGCCTATCGCCGACGATGCGCGAGTCCGCATCGGCAGCAATACCAAGACCTTCGTCTCGGTGGTGGTGCTGCAGCTGGTCGCCGAGGGCACGATCGAACTGGACGCCCCCATCGAGCGTTATCTGCCGGGCGTGGTGCAGGGCAATGGCAATGACGGCAATCGCATCAGCGTGCGGCAATTGCTGCAGCACACCAGCGGCCTGCCCGACTACCTCGCGAGCGGCGACCCCTCCCGTACGCCGGATCCGAATTCGCCGCAGCTGAGGGTGGATACGGAGGACATGCGCACGAGGCACTTCGAAGCCGCCGATCTGGTGCGCATCGCCATGTCCATGCCGCCGCAGTTCACCCCCGGCGCGAAGGCGGTGTACACCAACACCAATTACGTGCTGCTCGGCATGCTCATCGAGCGCATGACCGGTCGCCCCGCCGCCGAGGAGATCACCGGCCGCATCATCGACCGGCTCGGCCTGCACGACACCTACTACCCGGCTTCCGGTGAATCCGTCATCCGCGGCGCCCACCCCGAGGGCTATCACGTAATCGACGGCAAGCGAGTCGATTTCACCGACCTCGATCCGTCCTGGGGCGGTACGGCCGGCGCCATGATCTCCACCGGAGCCGATCTCAACCGCTTCTTCACCGCACTGCTGAAGGGCGATCTGCTGCCCGCCGCCCAACTGGCGCAGATGAAGCAGACGGTCCCCTTCGACCGAATGCCCGGCGCGGGTTACGGACTGGGTCTCGTCCACCAGTCCAGTCCGTGCGGCAAAGAGGTCTGGGGACACGGCGGCAGCATTCCGGGCTTCGAAACCCGCAATGGCGTCGCGACCGGCGGCGCGGCCGTCACGGTCACCGTGAACCAGCTGCCGACCGATGAGGCGACCTCTGCCGCCGTCACCAAGGTGCTCGATACCGCGCTCTGTGAAGGATGAGAGAACCAGCCATGCGCCGCACACACGCAATAGCCTTCGCCGCCCTCACCGTCGTCGCCGCGGCCACCGCGGTGACCAGCGCCGTGATCACCGATCGGGCGAGCGCCGACCCGTCCCCGACCGTCGGCCTGGATCGCTTCTACGGTCAGCGCCCCGAATGGAAACCCTGTGACGACCCGAGACTGGACGCCGCCAAGGCCCAGTGCGCCGATATCACCGTGCCACTGAATTACGCTGAGCCGCAGGGCAAAACGATCACAGTCGCGATCTCCCGCATCGCCGCCACCGACCCGGCGCGACGGCACGGCGTCATGCTCTCCAATTCCGGCGGTCCGGGCGGTCCGGGGCTGGACTTCATGGTGGATGTCGGCGCGGCCATGACCCCCGACGTCCGCGCCCGCTACGACCTCATCGGCATGGACCCGCGCGGCGTCGGCCGCTCGACCCCGGTGAATTGCCGGTGGCCCCGCGGCTTCGGCCTGCAATCGGCAGGCATCGATGCCAGGGCGTACGCCGAAACCGTTGCGACACAGGCCGATCTCGCGCAGCGCTGCGCCACCACCGAGGGTGATTGGCTGCGGCACATCACAACCCGCAATACCGCGCGCGATATGGACGTCATTCGCGGCGTACTCGGCGAGGAGAAGGTCAGCTACTACGGCACCTCGTACGGCACCT encodes the following:
- a CDS encoding serine hydrolase domain-containing protein, encoding MSTPRVRRSRIALAGVGLAVVLASAGCTSAGTASEPGSPDRNRAIADAMNAAVKAGFPGIQVVITRPDGQRTLTAGVGDIATGAPIADDARVRIGSNTKTFVSVVVLQLVAEGTIELDAPIERYLPGVVQGNGNDGNRISVRQLLQHTSGLPDYLASGDPSRTPDPNSPQLRVDTEDMRTRHFEAADLVRIAMSMPPQFTPGAKAVYTNTNYVLLGMLIERMTGRPAAEEITGRIIDRLGLHDTYYPASGESVIRGAHPEGYHVIDGKRVDFTDLDPSWGGTAGAMISTGADLNRFFTALLKGDLLPAAQLAQMKQTVPFDRMPGAGYGLGLVHQSSPCGKEVWGHGGSIPGFETRNGVATGGAAVTVTVNQLPTDEATSAAVTKVLDTALCEG
- a CDS encoding SDR family oxidoreductase translates to MTEARKPLAGRTMIMSGGSRGIGLEIARRAAADGANITLIAKTDTPNPKLPGTIHTAAAELEQAGGSVLKYVGDVRDDGAVAEAVQQTIARFGGIDLVVNNASAIDLSPTEFLPMKKYDLMQDINARGSFLLSKLSIPALKDSAQSGRNPHILTLSPPLNLDPKWAGASLGYTIAKYGMSLTTLGLAEELRKYGIGVNSLWPRTTIATAAVRNLLGGDDMIASSRTPDIYADAAYLVLTSPAKDTTGNFFLDDDVLAAHGITDLDKYRVVPGDGPLTTDLFL